The Candidatus Krumholzibacteriia bacterium genome contains a region encoding:
- a CDS encoding choice-of-anchor C family protein, whose protein sequence is MLAALAVSPLAAETTDNASFESGPDPGEAMTVPIGSVAVSGWVVTRNPIEYVGTRWNAADGVRSVALNGSAPGGIAQTLSTEPGRVYTVHFFMGGDAFSNPILKHMRVAAAGQTQDYEFNAEHAWPWGMGWLEKTFVFTAGTTSTTLEFYSLDVGDTGPVLDNVTLETPVDAPLHGRNEISLGAPTPNPAQQAFSLELALPTDTPIRLSVWDVRGREVGVMATGPRRAGHTIERWDGIIAGRPAPSGLYIVRLEAPGVTLVRKAVLSR, encoded by the coding sequence ATGCTCGCGGCGCTGGCCGTTTCGCCATTGGCAGCCGAAACCACGGACAACGCGAGCTTCGAGTCGGGACCCGATCCGGGCGAGGCCATGACGGTTCCCATCGGGTCCGTCGCCGTCAGCGGCTGGGTGGTGACGCGCAACCCCATCGAATATGTCGGCACGCGCTGGAACGCCGCCGACGGGGTGCGGAGCGTCGCTCTCAACGGGTCGGCGCCGGGCGGCATCGCGCAGACGCTGTCCACGGAGCCCGGCCGGGTGTACACCGTCCACTTCTTCATGGGCGGGGACGCTTTCTCGAACCCCATTCTCAAGCACATGCGCGTCGCGGCGGCCGGCCAGACGCAGGACTACGAATTCAATGCAGAGCACGCGTGGCCCTGGGGGATGGGTTGGCTGGAGAAGACCTTCGTGTTCACCGCGGGCACCACCTCGACGACGCTCGAGTTTTACAGCCTCGACGTCGGTGACACCGGCCCGGTCCTCGACAACGTCACGCTCGAGACGCCGGTCGACGCGCCGCTCCATGGCCGGAACGAAATCAGCCTCGGGGCGCCCACCCCCAACCCGGCGCAACAGGCCTTCTCGCTCGAGCTCGCACTGCCGACGGACACGCCGATACGGCTCAGCGTCTGGGACGTACGCGGGCGTGAGGTGGGCGTGATGGCCACAGGACCCCGTCGTGCCGGGCACACCATCGAGCGGTGGGATGGCATCATCGCGGGTCGGCCTGCTCCCTCCGGGCTCTACATCGTCCGGCTGGAAGCGCCCGGCGTGACCTTGGTGCGGAAGGCCGTGCTCTCGCGCTGA
- a CDS encoding outer membrane beta-barrel protein — MRRYALLLTFALCSLWCQSAVAQADIGLKGAGFAVGIVSPEDMDATFGVGAFLDLGSIVPNLHVEPRVDYWSKSEDFFSGSVSVRDIAIGARAKYYFPIPNPKLRPFAGGGLALNLLNVEVETVDPFTGGTMTGDDSSSKVGLDLGGGLATPLGPRTTFLTEVWYGIVSDFSHITLRVGLMQAFGP, encoded by the coding sequence ATGCGCCGGTATGCGCTGCTCCTGACGTTCGCGCTCTGCTCTTTGTGGTGCCAATCTGCAGTGGCACAGGCGGACATAGGTCTGAAGGGTGCCGGGTTCGCCGTCGGCATCGTGAGCCCCGAGGACATGGACGCCACCTTCGGCGTCGGTGCCTTCCTCGACCTGGGCAGCATCGTGCCCAACCTGCACGTGGAACCACGGGTGGACTACTGGTCCAAGTCGGAGGATTTCTTCAGCGGCTCGGTGTCGGTGCGCGACATCGCGATCGGCGCTCGGGCCAAGTACTACTTCCCGATCCCCAACCCCAAGCTCCGGCCCTTCGCCGGCGGCGGCTTGGCCCTCAACCTCCTGAACGTCGAGGTCGAGACGGTCGATCCGTTCACCGGTGGCACCATGACGGGCGATGACTCGTCGAGCAAGGTCGGCCTCGACCTCGGCGGGGGCTTGGCCACGCCGCTCGGCCCGCGCACGACGTTCTTGACCGAAGTCTGGTACGGCATCGTGAGCGACTTCAGCCACATCACGCTCCGCGTCGGCCTCATGCAAGCCTTTGGTCCGTGA